One Megalobrama amblycephala isolate DHTTF-2021 linkage group LG15, ASM1881202v1, whole genome shotgun sequence genomic window, ggataatataatataatataatataatataatataatataatataacataataaaatataatatggtTGAGTTATTGTCACAGAGACGAACTCCGTGACTCCCTCCTCTGGCCATCGGAGGGAGCCCTCACCCGAGTATTGAAATACACatacactacatttcccataagcCCGTACTTTGGACTAATTATCTCACCAGCTAATCCACATCAACCGGACTATAAAGGATTCACTATACTCCTCAGTCAATTGTGAAGTCTTGTATTGCCCCGGTGTACGTTTCTGAGCGTTTTTCTattgcctgcctgcctgcctgcctgcctgcctgcctgccagcctgcctgcctgcctgccagCCTGCCTGCCAGCCAGCCATTGTACCTGTTGCCTGCCGCCTACCCCTGACCTGTGCTTTGTATCCTGATTTGTGAATgttatctgcctgtcctgacctttGCCTGTATTCACGATATTGTCTGCCCTCTGCTATTCCTGTTTACCCCTGcctgaccctgcctgtacgaccatgcTCTTTTATAATAAAGCATTCAAATGGATCCCAGCCTTTGTGACGATTCATTACAGTTATACTAAATAAGCAACAATAGTGAGGAAGAAACTGATTTTGCATTAGGATTTATTAGGATTAAGCAGCAGGTTTGGCTGCTGTTTATTATGATAAATGCTAGAAGTCTGAAACTTTTAGTCTCTTTTAGCCATAGTTCCACTGATCTTAACCTGGTCATTTTCAGGCATTCCCATCAGAACAACACTAGACAACTCAACGACGGTGCAGTATGTAGGACTATTGCATCAGCTGACTATGAAAGCCAGGAGTACCGTCAGAGACATCGACCCCCAGAATGACCTGACATTTCTACGCATCAGGTCCAAGAAACACGAGATCATGGTGGCGCCAGGTGGGTCAGCGCATTATCAGCCCATCTGTATTATCAGGCTGTTAAACGCTTATATAGCTCTCACCTTTTTCCCATTTTCCTCCAGATAAAGAATTCCTGTTCATCGTCATCCAAAGCCCATCTGAATAGATGACATACTCACTAAATTATATTAGTTAAAACGTAAATTTTTTGTACACTGTCCTAAACAAGTATAACATTTCGTCTAGTGAATGTACCTTTTGAAATAATccaattttctttttaaattataacGATATATATGATTGTGCAATGTGATTGATTGCATGTAAAGTCATCAATAAATAAGTGAATTGTTGTCTTTATTATGGAGTATGAGTGTTTAAGATCTTTTGAATGTAAACTTCCATATGTAAAGTTTCTATGGCCTCTTGACAGTTTTGCTA contains:
- the dynlrb2 gene encoding dynein light chain roadblock-type 2 isoform X2 — its product is MAEVEDTLKRIHGYSGVIGTIVVNGEGIPIRTTLDNSTTVQYVGLLHQLTMKARSTVRDIDPQNDLTFLRIRSKKHEIMVAPDKEFLFIVIQSPSE
- the dynlrb2 gene encoding dynein light chain roadblock-type 2 isoform X1 → MQQQYPATKQRNTTVGYPQVLTVCLYNLYLSTTRNKRKTYLCCNMAEVEDTLKRIHGYSGVIGTIVVNGEGIPIRTTLDNSTTVQYVGLLHQLTMKARSTVRDIDPQNDLTFLRIRSKKHEIMVAPDKEFLFIVIQSPSE